From a single Salvelinus sp. IW2-2015 linkage group LG22, ASM291031v2, whole genome shotgun sequence genomic region:
- the LOC111949611 gene encoding sortilin-related receptor-like, producing MSSSRYLNETYTNMATRQTLKMLSPLRFTIYLLFFFSPGTFSSTLRLHRDLRFLLPQDRGFSTVNAKEEFIHGIGADAKRRAARSAREDIASGXYQHRNRRSAVEPPVPKVYGQANLNDSHNQMVVHWAGEKSNVIVALARDSVGATGPKTSSVYVSYDYGTSFSPISEKFQLSGEKEKEGNKQVISQFYHSPADNKRYLFADSTNSYLWNSFDFCKTIQGFSIPFKPTDLLLHSKRANLVLGYDGSHPNKQLWKSDDFGETWVLIQEHVKAYFWGVEPYDSPTTVLVQRHEPQGVSSILSSTDFFQSGQNRRVILERVDNFQLRDKYMFATTSTVSDVDLQGNYTCQPFCCSCSVENAHVIMERDAHIDYLNTNWVIRP from the exons ATGAGCTCTTCTCGTTACCTAAACGAAACATACACAAACATGGCGACAAGACAGACACTCAAGATGCTGTCTCCTCTTAGGTTTAcaatatatttgttatttttcttttctCCTGGGACATTTTCTTCCACCCTTCGTCTGCATCGAGACCTGCGTTTCTTGCTACCGCAGGACAGGGGTTTTTCTACGGTTAACGCAAAGGAAGAATTTATCCATGGAATAGGCGCGGATGCGAAGCGACGAGCTGCACGTAGTGCAAGGGAAGACATAGCTTCGGGCAYGTATCAGCATCGCAATCGGCGGAGTGCAGTCGAACCACCCGTGCCAAAGGTGTATGGACAG GCCAACCTGAACGATTCCCATAACCAGATGGTGGTGCACTGGGCCGGGGAGAAGAGCAATGTCATCGTGGCGCTGGCCAGAGACAGTGTCGGAGCCACAGGTCCCAAGACTAGCTCG GTGTACGTGTCTTACGACTATGGAACCAGCTTCTCCCCCATCTCAGAGAAGTTTCAGCTGagtggggagaaggagaaagaggggaacaAGCAGGTCATCTCCCAGTTCTATCACAGCCCYGCTGACAATAAGAGG TACCTCTTTGCAGACAGCACCAACAGCTACCTCTGGAACTCCTTTGACTTCTGCAAGACCATCCAGGGGTTCTCCATCCCCTTCAAGCCCACAGATCTGCTGCTGCACAGCAAGAGAGCCAACCTGGTCCTGGGCTATGACGGCTCCCACCCCAACAAACAG CTATGGAAATCTGACGATTTTGGAGAGACATGGGTGTTGATCCAAGAGCACGTGAAGGCATATTTCTG GGGTGTGGAGCCGTACGATTCCCCCACCACGGTGCTGGTCCAGAGGCACGAGCCCCAGGGGGTGTCCAGCATCCTCAGCAGCACCGACTTCTTCCAGAGCGGGCAGAACCGCCGAGTCATCCTGGAGAGAGTGGACAACTTCCAGCTCCGGGACAAGTACATGTTCGCCACCACTTCCACAGTAAGTGACGTTGACCTGCAAGGGAATTATACATGTCAGCCATTCTGTTGCTCTTGCAGTGTTGAGAATGCTCATGTTATTATGGAGAGGGATGCCCACATTGATTATTTGAACACGAATTGGGTGATCCGGCCATAA